CCCATCACCGGTCGGTCACCGACTATGATTCCATGAACGCCTACGATCTGTCGGGCTACGATGGCGTACTGGCCTATGGTACCAAGATCAGGGACATCTACCTGAAAAGCGGCTGGACCAAGCGGGGCTGGGTCTGGCACGAGGCTGCGGATATCCAGGTCTTCCAGCCCCACAGCCCGATGGATTATGCCGGTGATGTGGTCTGGATCGGCAACTGGGGAGATGACGAGCGCAGCGAGGAAATCTGCGAGTTCTTTGTGGAGCCGGTGAAACGGCTCAAGTTGAAGGGGATGGTCTATGGGGTCAGGTACCCGGAAAAGGCCCTGAAGCTTCTGGAAAAAGCGGGCATTGAGTATGGAGGCTGGCTGCCCAATTTCGATGTGCCCAAGGTCTTCAACCGGTACCGGCTGACCATGCACATACCGCGTCGTCCCTATGCCAGCGCCCTGCCCGGCATACCGACCATCAGGCCCTTCGAGGCCCTGGCATGCGGCATTCCGCTCATTTCGGCACCATGGTCAGACTGCGACAGGCTGTTCACGGCAGGGGAAGACCTGCTCTATGCCGAGGACGGCTTCCACATGGAAAGACAGATGAAGGCAGTCCTGGACCAGCCTTTGAAGACCGAACAGATGGTCAACCATGGCCTGAAGACCATCAGGGAGCGCCACACCTGCAGCCACAGGGTCGATGAGCTGCTGCGCATCTGCACAGAGTTGGGCATGGACACCAGCCTGCCCAGGAACAGGAAAATCGGGGGAAAAGGATGAAAGGTTTTTCCATCGCATTTTTCGGGTCGAGCCTGGTCTCTTCCTACTGGAACGGAGCAGCCACCTATTACCGTGGCCTGATCTGCGCCCTCCATGCACGGGGCCACAGGGTAACTTTTTACGAGCCGGATGCCTTTGATCGGCAGCAGCACCGGGACATGGAAGATCCCCCCTGGGCGAAGGTACAGGTTTATTCGGCGACAGAGGAAGGTGTCTTTCGCTCTCTTGAAGCGGCCATGGGGGCAGATATAGTCGTCAAGGCCAGCGGCGTCGGGGTATTTGACGAGCTCCTGGAGAAAGAGGTGCTCTCCCTGAAGACGGCCGATAACAAAGTCGTTTTCTGGGATGTGGATGCCCCGGCAACCCTGGAGCGGATCAGTCACAATCCCCACGATCCTTTCCGCAGCCTCATTCCCGGCTATGACCTGATCCTCACCTATGGCGGCGGCGATCCCGTAGTTGACGGCTATGGCTCTTTCGGCGCCAGGGAATGCATCCCGGTCTACAACGCACTTGACCCGGACACCCATCACCCGGTCCCCTCCGACCATCGTTTCTGTGCCGATCTGGCCTTTTTGGGCAATCGCCTCCCGGACCGGGAAAAACGGGTGGAGGAATTCTTTCTCAGAACCGCCGCCAGCCTTCCCCACAAAAGGTTTCTCCTGGCAGGAAGCGGCTGGGACGACAAACAGCGACCACGAAATGTGGACTACCTGGGGCATTTGGGGACGGCCAGTCACAACGCCTTCAACTGCAGCCCGCTGGCTGTTCTCAACATCAGCCGGGAAAGCATGGCGAAGAACGGCTTTTCACCCGCCACCAGGGTCTTCGAGGCGGCCGGTGCGGGAACATGCATCATCACCGACAGCTGGCAGGGGATCGAGCAGTTCTTTGAGCCGGGCAAGGAAATACTGGTAGCCGGCTCGGGGGAAGAAGTTGCGGATATTCTGGAACGCCTGACCCCCAGGGAAGCATCCATGGTCGGCCTGCATGCCTTCGCCAGGGTCCGGGCCGAGCATACCTATGCCCACCGGGCCAGGCAGGTGGAAGCCATTTTTATGGAAGAAGAATCGAGCATGGGCTCATATGCAGGAGGGGCAGCATGAAAATAGTCATTTTCGGTCTTTCAATAACATCCTCATGGGGAAACGGCCATGCCACAACCTATCGGGGGCTGGTGCGGGAACTGGCAAAGCTCGGCCATGAGATACTGTTCCTGGAGCGGGACGTGCCGTGGTACGCAACGAGCCGGGATCTCCCCTCCCCCCCCTATTGCCGGACGGTGCTCTATAACTCGGTGGATCTGCTCCTGAGTGACTACGGACGAGAGATCATCGAAGCCGACTGTGTCATCGTCGGCTCCTATGTGCCGGACGGCATCGAAATCGGCAGATGGGTGACACGCAAGGCCAAGGGCATCACCGCCTTCTATGACATCGACACGCCGGTGACCCTGGCAAAACTGGAACGGGGGGACTGTGAATACCTCAACCCCGAACTGATACCCATCTACCGTCTCTACCTTTCCTTTACCGGCGGGCAGATCCTGGAGCGCATCAGGGAACAGTATGGGGCACGGGAAGCAGTGCCGCTCTATTGCTCGGTGGACCCGGAGGTTCATTACCCCATGCAGCAGCCTGCCAGATGGGACCTGGGCTACCTGGGCACCTACAGCACCGATCGTCAGTCCCCCCTGGAGCGCATGCTCTGCGAAACCGCCAACCTTTGGAAAGAAGGACGTTTCGTCGTCGCCGGCGCCCAGTATCCGGCGGGAATCGCCTGGCCGGACAACATGAAACACATCGAGCATCTCCCCCCGGAGCAGCATCGGGATTTCTATAGTGCCCAGCGTTTTACCCTCAATATCACCAGAAAATACATGATCCAGGCAGGCTATTCCCCCAGCGTCCGCCTGTTCGAGGCGGCTGCCTGCGCCGTGCCGGTCATCAGCGACCAGTGGCCCGGCATCGAGGAGTTTTTCATCCCCGGCGAGGAGATCCTTTTGGCCTCCACAGCCGAAGAGGTACTGGGTTATCTGCGGGAGTTGTCCGATGAGGACCGTCAGGCCATGGGCCAGCGGGCTCGCAAGAGGGTGCTCCGGTCACACACCGCCGGACGCAGGGCGACCGAACTTTTAAACTACATCGCCGGCTGTGAACAATTCAGAAGTAAACTTCCTTTATCAGGTGGTACCCATTATGGACTATGCCGATTCTGACGGTATTTCCGACAAAATAAAAGCCCTTTCCCCCTGGTTCCACAACCTGCACTTCGAGGATGGCACCCAGACCGCGCCGGACCATTTCCTGGGGGATTTCCCCAGATTCAAGTGGCTGCAGCTGGCACCCTTCATACCGGAGGATTTGAGCGGCTGCCATGCCCTGGATATCGGCTGCAATGCGGGGTTTTATACCTTCGAGTTGGCCAGGCGCGGGGCAGAGGTGACCGGTATCGACATTGACCAGCGCTACCTGGAGCAGGCCGACTGGGCGGCCCGGCAATACGGGCTTCAGGACAGGGTAACCTTCAGGCAGATGCAGGTCTACGACTTGGCGCGGGAGAAGGGAGAGTACGATCTGGTCCTCTTCATGGGTGTCTTCTATCATCTGCGCTATCCGCTGCTGGCCCTGGACATCATCGCCCAGAAGGTAAAGGGAATGATGGTCTTCCAGACCCTGGCCATGCCCGGCAAGGAGATCTACAAGCAGGTGGACCACCCCATCAACGAAAGGGCTTCCCTTCTTGAGCCCGGCTGGCCCAAGATGGCCTTCATCGAATACCGCTTTGCAGGCGATCCCACCAACTGGTGGATACCCAATCACGCCGCCGTAGAGTCTTTGCTCAGATCAGCCGGCATGCGCATCACCGGCTATCCCGGACACGAAATATACCTCTGCGAACCAGACCATGAGGCGCCATCGTGCATCAGCACCTGGAACCGGGAGGAGTACCTGGCGGCGCTGGGGG
This region of Geotalea daltonii FRC-32 genomic DNA includes:
- a CDS encoding CgeB family protein, producing the protein MKGFSIAFFGSSLVSSYWNGAATYYRGLICALHARGHRVTFYEPDAFDRQQHRDMEDPPWAKVQVYSATEEGVFRSLEAAMGADIVVKASGVGVFDELLEKEVLSLKTADNKVVFWDVDAPATLERISHNPHDPFRSLIPGYDLILTYGGGDPVVDGYGSFGARECIPVYNALDPDTHHPVPSDHRFCADLAFLGNRLPDREKRVEEFFLRTAASLPHKRFLLAGSGWDDKQRPRNVDYLGHLGTASHNAFNCSPLAVLNISRESMAKNGFSPATRVFEAAGAGTCIITDSWQGIEQFFEPGKEILVAGSGEEVADILERLTPREASMVGLHAFARVRAEHTYAHRARQVEAIFMEEESSMGSYAGGAA
- a CDS encoding CgeB family protein, which codes for MKIVIFGLSITSSWGNGHATTYRGLVRELAKLGHEILFLERDVPWYATSRDLPSPPYCRTVLYNSVDLLLSDYGREIIEADCVIVGSYVPDGIEIGRWVTRKAKGITAFYDIDTPVTLAKLERGDCEYLNPELIPIYRLYLSFTGGQILERIREQYGAREAVPLYCSVDPEVHYPMQQPARWDLGYLGTYSTDRQSPLERMLCETANLWKEGRFVVAGAQYPAGIAWPDNMKHIEHLPPEQHRDFYSAQRFTLNITRKYMIQAGYSPSVRLFEAAACAVPVISDQWPGIEEFFIPGEEILLASTAEEVLGYLRELSDEDRQAMGQRARKRVLRSHTAGRRATELLNYIAGCEQFRSKLPLSGGTHYGLCRF
- a CDS encoding CgeB family protein is translated as MMRIVMFYHSIISDWNHGNAHFLRGIVTELLGRGHQVEVYEPKEGWSLTNLLREQGEIAIRQFRRMYPLLDSKQYVAERLNLDQIFEGADLVIVHEWNDHEVVRKIGEHRKRNGYYHLLFHDTHHRSVTDYDSMNAYDLSGYDGVLAYGTKIRDIYLKSGWTKRGWVWHEAADIQVFQPHSPMDYAGDVVWIGNWGDDERSEEICEFFVEPVKRLKLKGMVYGVRYPEKALKLLEKAGIEYGGWLPNFDVPKVFNRYRLTMHIPRRPYASALPGIPTIRPFEALACGIPLISAPWSDCDRLFTAGEDLLYAEDGFHMERQMKAVLDQPLKTEQMVNHGLKTIRERHTCSHRVDELLRICTELGMDTSLPRNRKIGGKG
- a CDS encoding TIGR04290 family methyltransferase; this translates as MDYADSDGISDKIKALSPWFHNLHFEDGTQTAPDHFLGDFPRFKWLQLAPFIPEDLSGCHALDIGCNAGFYTFELARRGAEVTGIDIDQRYLEQADWAARQYGLQDRVTFRQMQVYDLAREKGEYDLVLFMGVFYHLRYPLLALDIIAQKVKGMMVFQTLAMPGKEIYKQVDHPINERASLLEPGWPKMAFIEYRFAGDPTNWWIPNHAAVESLLRSAGMRITGYPGHEIYLCEPDHEAPSCISTWNREEYLAALGENPGR